Proteins encoded in a region of the Thiohalorhabdus denitrificans genome:
- a CDS encoding protein-disulfide reductase DsbD N-terminal domain-containing protein, whose translation MKFQASVARQARAALSLVVALLLTSLAVSAQAQNIPQPEEAFQPSAEAVGPDTVRVTWDVGDDTYLYRDKLDLSVVEPEGGEVVATEVPAGKEKYDETFDKEMEVFYGEATLTAELSGVEDTDEVVVEARYQGCADAGVCYPPQTKELTVSLADAPAAAAGGPG comes from the coding sequence ATGAAGTTCCAAGCGTCGGTTGCGAGGCAGGCGCGCGCTGCGCTGAGCCTTGTGGTTGCCTTGCTGCTGACCTCCCTGGCGGTTTCCGCCCAGGCCCAGAACATCCCGCAGCCCGAGGAGGCGTTCCAGCCCAGCGCCGAGGCGGTGGGACCCGACACGGTGCGGGTCACCTGGGACGTGGGGGACGACACCTACCTCTACCGCGACAAGCTCGATCTTTCGGTCGTGGAGCCCGAGGGGGGCGAGGTGGTCGCCACCGAGGTGCCCGCGGGCAAGGAGAAGTACGACGAGACCTTCGATAAGGAGATGGAGGTCTTCTACGGCGAGGCCACCCTCACCGCCGAGCTCAGCGGCGTCGAGGACACCGACGAGGTGGTGGTGGAGGCCCGCTACCAGGGCTGCGCCGACGCCGGGGTCTGCTACCCGCCGCAGACCAAGGAGCTCACGGTTTCCCTGGCCGACGCCCCGGCGGCCGCCGCGGGCGGGCCGGG
- the cutA gene encoding divalent-cation tolerance protein CutA, with translation MNIIVYTTCPNEEVARTISHKVVTERLAACVHRHQAGTSVYEWEGRVEEDSEILLMIKTKEKLYEPLEAAILEAHPYDVPEIIAVSIDNGLAAYLRWIDHLD, from the coding sequence TTGAACATCATCGTCTACACCACCTGCCCCAACGAGGAGGTGGCCCGCACCATCAGCCACAAGGTAGTGACGGAGCGCCTTGCCGCCTGCGTGCACCGGCATCAGGCGGGTACCAGCGTGTACGAGTGGGAGGGCCGAGTGGAGGAGGACAGCGAGATCCTCCTCATGATCAAGACCAAGGAGAAGCTCTACGAGCCCCTGGAGGCCGCCATCCTGGAGGCCCACCCCTACGACGTCCCCGAGATCATCGCCGTGTCCATCGACAACGGCCTCGCCGCTTACCTGCGCTGGATCGACCATCTGGATTGA
- a CDS encoding FxsA family protein — MRLFPSLFALFLIVPLVEIYLLIEVGQVIGAPLTILAVVGTALLGAVLTRYQGMVTVTRFYGQLARGELPGFTLFEGACLLVAGALLLTPGFFTDAVGFALLTPPLRAWAYNRLRHRLEVRTWSPPPRDRGGPGSHGGSGSTIEGQFRERDRDQ; from the coding sequence ATGCGGCTATTTCCTAGCCTGTTCGCGCTGTTCCTGATTGTCCCCCTCGTGGAGATCTATCTCCTCATCGAGGTGGGCCAGGTCATCGGAGCCCCGCTGACCATCCTGGCCGTGGTGGGCACCGCCCTCCTCGGTGCCGTCCTGACGCGGTACCAGGGGATGGTAACCGTAACCCGCTTCTATGGGCAGCTTGCCCGCGGCGAGCTGCCGGGCTTCACCCTTTTCGAGGGCGCCTGCCTGCTGGTGGCCGGCGCCCTGCTGCTGACCCCCGGCTTCTTCACCGACGCCGTGGGCTTCGCCCTGCTCACCCCGCCTTTGCGAGCCTGGGCCTACAACCGCCTGCGCCACCGCCTGGAGGTGCGGACCTGGTCCCCGCCGCCCCGCGACCGCGGCGGTCCGGGGAGTCACGGGGGATCGGGCTCGACCATCGAAGGCCAGTTCCGGGAGCGGGACCGCGACCAATAG
- the groES gene encoding co-chaperone GroES, giving the protein MKIRPLHDRVVVKRVEEEEKTEGGLYIPDTAKEKPIQGDVVAVGDGKILDNGEKRPMAVKEGDRVIFAKYAGTEVSVGSEDVLVMREDDIMGVVE; this is encoded by the coding sequence ATGAAGATCCGGCCTCTACACGACCGTGTCGTGGTGAAGCGTGTGGAAGAGGAAGAGAAGACCGAAGGCGGTCTCTACATCCCCGACACCGCCAAGGAGAAGCCGATCCAGGGCGACGTGGTCGCCGTGGGCGACGGCAAGATCCTGGACAACGGGGAGAAGCGCCCCATGGCCGTCAAGGAAGGCGACCGGGTGATCTTCGCCAAGTACGCCGGCACCGAGGTGTCCGTGGGCAGCGAGGACGTCCTGGTGATGCGCGAGGACGACATCATGGGCGTGGTCGAGTAA